In a genomic window of Cryptosporangium aurantiacum:
- a CDS encoding cupin domain-containing protein, with protein MNRLDRDLPVFEFYTDRASGARLELHPWFSAGGRQYLGFTRLLPPRTGRAPAHVHPGVEQRSLLLDGTAARYRRSGRGGLLRPGDDVVIPPGVRHTDPYNHTDEPIVVRSLFSPGPVSLLSHSRTLGRAIRDGNVNDQQELPLPHLLAVLAQPGSVTFAAGLPVGLQRRVLLPLAAAVARRKGYRPAPGLRRAR; from the coding sequence ATGAACCGGCTCGACCGGGACCTGCCGGTCTTCGAGTTCTACACCGATCGCGCCAGCGGCGCGCGGCTGGAGCTCCATCCTTGGTTCTCCGCCGGCGGCCGGCAGTACCTGGGCTTCACCCGGCTGCTGCCGCCCCGCACCGGTCGAGCGCCCGCTCACGTGCATCCGGGTGTCGAGCAGCGCTCGCTGCTGCTCGACGGCACCGCCGCCCGCTACCGCCGGAGCGGACGAGGGGGCCTACTGCGCCCCGGCGACGACGTCGTGATCCCGCCCGGCGTGCGGCACACCGACCCGTACAACCACACGGACGAGCCGATCGTCGTCCGGTCCCTGTTCTCGCCGGGGCCGGTGTCGCTGCTGTCCCACAGCCGGACGCTCGGCCGGGCGATCCGCGACGGGAACGTCAACGACCAGCAGGAACTGCCGCTGCCCCACCTGCTCGCCGTGCTCGCGCAGCCGGGCTCGGTGACGTTCGCCGCCGGGCTGCCGGTGGGCCTCCAGCGGCGCGTGCTGCTCCCGCTCGCGGCGGCCGTCGCACGTCGGAAGGGCTACCGCCCGGCCCCGGGGCTGCGGAGAGCGCGGTAG